A part of Camelus ferus isolate YT-003-E chromosome 6, BCGSAC_Cfer_1.0, whole genome shotgun sequence genomic DNA contains:
- the VCPKMT gene encoding protein-lysine methyltransferase METTL21D codes for MRSGSSLATRRRLTPCKAGPRCGALEYDVTVCATSCCWAAMAATLESSGEDTLRNFVRVLEKRDGTVLRLQQYGSGGVGCVVWDAAIVLSKYLETPWFSGDGAHALTRRSVLELGSGTGAVGLMAATLGANVVVTDLEELQDLLKMNINMNKHLVTGSIQAKVLKWGEEIEDFPSPPDYILMADCIYYEESLEPLLKTLKDLSGSETCIICCYEQRTMGKNPEIEKRYFELLQLDFDFEKIPLEKHDEEYRSEDIHILYIRKKKSKFPS; via the exons ATGCGCTCTGGCTCCAGCCTGGCCACCAGGAGGCGTCTGACCCCTTGCAAGGCGGGGCCGCGGTGTGGTGCGCTCGAATATGACGTCACTGTGTGCGCCACATCTTGTTGCTGGGCAGCGATGGCGGCTACTCTGGAGTCCTCTGGGGAGGACACATTGCGGAACTTTGTGAGAGTTTTGGAGAAGCGAGATGGCACGGTGTTACGACTGCAGCAGTATGGCTCTGGCGGTGTGGGTTGCGTTGTGTGGGACGCTGCCATTGTGCTTTCTAAATACCTGGAAACGCCCTGGTTTTCCGGCGATGGGGCCCACGCACTGACCCGGCGGTCGGTGCTAGAGCTGGGCTCCGGCACCGGGGCCGTGGGGCTCATGGCTGCTACCCTAGG GGCAAATGTCGTAGTTACTGATCTTGAAGAACTGCAAGACTTGCTGAAGATGAATATTAATATGAACAAGCATCTTGTCACTGGTTCTATTCAAGCCAAGGTACTGAAATG GGGGGAAGAAATAGAAGACTTTCCTTCTCCGCCAGACTACATACTGATGGCTGACTGCATATACTATGAAGAG TCTTTGGAGCCACTGTTGAAAACCCTGAAAGATCTCAGTGGATCTGAGACTTGTATTATATGTTGTTATGAACAACGAACAATGGGGAAAAATCCAGAAATTGAGAAAAGATATTTTGAG CTCCTTCAACTAGACTTTGACTTTGAAAAAATTCCTTTGGAAAAACATGATGAAGAATATCGAAGCGAAGATATTCACATTTTAtacatcagaaagaaaaaatcg aaattTCCATCGTGA